The Pseudovibrio sp. Tun.PSC04-5.I4 genomic interval TTGGTGACAAGCCCAGAAGTTCGGTTTCTAAGTAGACTCCTCATAAGGGTGTTGTCACGGGTTCTGTCGCAAATTTTAGGTGCGGACAGAATCCAGCTATGGTCTGGACGCAGTTATCCTGCGAGCTCCATAAACTGACGAAAGGCTGGAACGCTTTCCTGTCCCAGTTGCCCTTTTCGGATCATGTGAGCCACCTCAATTCCATCCAGCGTCGCCGCTGCAGACCGGAAGGCCTTAAAGCCCATCATGGGTTTGGTGATGCGCTTGATAAAGCGGTGATCCTGCTCAACGATATTGTTGCCGATGGCTTCTTCATAAAAACGGGTTGCAGCCTCTTCATCCCGTGTCTCAGAGAGCATGAAATCAACGGTTTTTCCTTGTTTATCAACGGCCCGATACTGATATACTCATTTGCCTTTAACCTTGATATAAGTCTCGTCCATCCGCCAGGAGGTGCCAACCTAACGTTTCTGCTTCTTAGCCTTGGCTGCAATGAGAGGCGCGTATTTTTCAACCCAGCGATTGAGCGTGGCGTGATCTACCTCAACCCCGCGTTCTTGCATGATCTCCTCAAGGTCGCGGTAAGAAACCGAGTCGCGCACGTAAAAGAAAACCGCATATAGGATCGCGTCTTTGGGGTAGTGGCTTTCTTTGAAACTGACCACAGCAGCAATCCTCATCGCATGGTTACAGAGCCCTTGTGTTTTGACAATCAGCCTCATGTCACGCAAGACTGAAAAAGTTTGCGACACAACCCCAAATAGCACGAGGGTCACTCTTCAATTTTTTGAATTGCAAAGAGTTTGGAGGAGATGAGCTCACGCCGCTGTTGGTCCTGGCCGAGGCGGAAAGACGTTTCAACAAAATCGATATGCCGGTGCGCAGCATCTTCAGCCTTTGCGCTGTTCCGGTTCATGATCGCACGCCCAATTTCCTCATGCTGTTCCAATAGCTGTTCTCCAGTCCCATCGATGGCACGCAGAAACTCGCGGTTATAAAACACGCCTTTTTTCGTCAGTTCATAGATGGAGGACATCATATGAACCAGCATCGCATTATGGCTGGCGTCTACGATTGAGGAGTGAAAGGCGATGTCGCTCTTCTTGGAGGCACTATCATCACCGGCAGCCTGCGCCTCTCGCAGGTTAACCAGCAATTCCTCTATCCGGTCGAGATCCAGCTTTGTGGCACGTTCAGCAGCTAAGCGCGCGGCGAATCCTTCCTGCACACGTCTGTACTCGAGATAGTCATAAAACGCAGTCTGGTTACGGCTGATGAGATTGATCAGTGCGGGGCTCATAGCCGCGCTGATCAAGGGTGCAATGAACGACCCCTCTCCGTGGCGAATATTAATGAGATTGGACTCTTCTAAACGCTTCAGTGCTTCTCGGACTTTTGGTCGTGAGACACCCATACGATCGGAAATTTCACGCTCAGAGGGGAGCTTGGTGCCCTCTTTTAAGACCCCTGCCAGAATGAGGCCTTCGATCTGATCGGTTACAGAATCTACGACCGTATCATGGTCGATCGGTTCAAAAAGATTATTTACTGACACCATAACTCACACTTCCAACAGAACGAACTTCAATACTGGTTGATTTTATTTCTCAATTCAAGGGGAGAACGAAACAGCCTTATTTTATGATATATCAACATATGCATTACGCACTAATGCGTTGTTTTACCGTTCTTTTCCCTCTGAGTAGCGGTGATTTCAATAGCAACATAGGTAACTGCACTCTAGGTAATATCCCGTTAGTCAAGCCCGAAAAACGGCTAGAACGCTCAAATATATTTCTTGATTTATCTGAGAGGTCAATATTATTTACCAGATATCGGTTGTTTGGGAGGGCTGCGCGAGAGCGTATTTTGCGACAGCCGAATGCACTTCTGGAGGAAACAATGAATAAATCAATTTTGAGCCTCGCTCTGGCCGCAACAGTACTCGCTGCACCAGTTGCAAATGCTGCCGATAAACTGTTACTCAAAACACCAATTGCCTTCTCAACGTCTCTGCCGGGTCTTGGTAGTCCAATTCCACGTGTTGCTGAACAGCTGAAACTGATGTCTGGCGGCACCATCAAAATGAAGGTGTATGAGCCGGGTAAACTGGTTCCACCATTCGAGATCCTTGAAGCTGTTTCCTCCGGAAAAATCAACTCCGGTTACACAACAGCCGGTTACTGGGCTGGTAAGATACCCGCTGCACCGCTGTTTTCTGCTGTCCCATTTGGACCAGAAGCTGGCGAATACGCCGCCTGGCTCTACTACGGCAACGGCCTTACCCTCTATCAGGAAATGTATGATCAGGCTGGCTACAACGTAAAAGTTCTGCCATGTGCCATCATCGCGCCAGAAACATCCGGCTGGTTTGCTAAGGAAATCAATTCTCTTGAAGATCTGAAGGGCCTGAAAATGCGCTTCTTCGGTCTTGGCGGCAAAGTCATGCAGAAGCTGGGCGTTGCAACATCCTTGCTGCCGGGCGGTGAAATCTTCCCTGCACTTGAAAAGGGGGCGATTGACGCGACTGAATTCTCCATGCCTGCAATTGATGCCCGTCTTGGCTTCCATAAACTGGTAAAATTTAATTACTTCCCGGGTTGGCACCAGCAGGCAACAGTGTTCGAACTGCTGATCAACAAAAGCGTTTGGAACAAAGCCAGCGACCAACATAAAGCAATTATTGAAAACGCTTGTAAGGCTTCCATGACTGACAGCTTTGCAGAAGGTGAAGCGATCCAGCACGAAGCGATGATCGACAACATTGAAAACAACGGCGTTCAGATCAAGCAGTGGTCTCCTGAGATGCTCGACGTATTCCGGGCGACCTGGAATGATGTTGCAAAAGAAGAAGCTGCGAATGACCCGTTCTTCGCAAAGGTTCTGACCGACATGAACCAGTTCCGCGACAACTACAAAATCTGGAAAGAAAACGCGTTCTTGCCGCGCAAATAACAGGCTTGTCGGGAGTGGCTTCCTCAAACCACTCCCACTTTCCCAAGGTGCAGTGCCACCTTCCAGATGAACTTGTTGCCGCGTTGACCTGCGAGAGTGGATGTTATGATCAAAAACCTTCAAGACACCTCAGATCCAATCGAGCTTTTTGAAGAAATTCTTGAGCACGAAGACACCGACAAACAACCCATTGCTGTCGCTCTAGACACTGTTGTGAAGGGCGTTGGTCATGTGGTGATGTGGGCCAATCTCCTTCTCATCTCGGCAATCGTTTTTCAGGTGGCCATGCGTTACTTGTTTAACCAGAACTACCCCCAAATTGACGAGATCCAATGGCACTTCTACGGTCTTGTGACCATGGTTGGCATCTCCTACGCGCTGGTGACAGACAGCCATGTGCGAGTAGACCTGCTGCACATGCAGTTGAGCCTGCGGACACAGCGGTTTATTGAGATTGTGGGCATTCTGGCCCTGCTCACACCCTTCCTCTACCTGATGATTGATCAGGGTTTCGATTACTTTTACGAGAGCTTCCGCGTTAACGAGCGATCCGCCAGCCCAACCGGTCTGCCGGCGCGGTGGGCGCTAAAAGCTGTCATCCCGATCAGCTTTACTTTGCTTGCCCTTGCTGCAATAGCCCGCCTCATTCATGACGTGCATGCGATTTGGGTCAACAGCGAAACAGAACGGCAAGGCAAGGGCTTCCGCCTCATTTTTGGTGCGTTCCTCGCGTTTGCACTCGTCGCGTACGGCCTGTCTTTCCTCGTTGAAACGACGGAAGAGAAGCTCGTCATTGCCATGTTCCTCAGCTTCATTGCGCTGCTGTTTTCCGGATATCCGGTCGCGTGGGTGCTTGCTGGCGTGGGTGTTGGCTTCTGCGGCCTTGCCTACTTATTCGACAATGACCTGATGGTCTGGACTGGCCTTGAAAGCACATTCACCGGCCTCGACTACCTGACACTTGGCGCAACCGTGAACCGTGTTTACGCGACAATGTCCAACGCTGTTCTTGTCGCCCTACCGATGTTCATCTTCATGGGTCTGATGCTGGACGAGAGCGGTGTTGCTGAACGTCTGATGAACGCCATGCAAAAACTGTTTGGCACTGTACGCGGCGGCCTTGCCATCACCGTTACACTCATCGGTATCATCCTTGCTGCGTCCACGGGCATCATTGGGGCTTCCGTAGTGTTGCTCGGCATTCTGTCTTTGCCATCCATGATGCAGCAGAATTATTCCAAATCTCTGGCCGCTGGTGTTGTGTCTGCCTCCGGTACGCTTGGCATTCTCATTCCGCCATCCATCATGCTCGTCATCATGGCAGACCAGATGGCTCTGTCCGTAGGTGATCTGTTCATGGCAGCAGTCTTCCCCGGCCTCATCATTGGAATGCTGTACCTGCTCTACATCTTCATCATCGCATTGGTGAAACGCGACGTAGCACCAGTACCGGAAGGTGCCAAAGCTCCCGATTGGAATGCGATCAAAGACGTTGCTCTGGCTGCATTGCCAACGTTACTGCTGATCCTTGCCGTTCTGGGCTCCATTTTTGCGGGGTTGGCCACACCAACGGAAGCCTCAGGCGTCGGTGCACTCGGTGCAACCTTGTTGGCACTTGGCTATCGCAAACTTACTTTCCGCAAGTTGGTGAACGTTCTAAAATCCACCTTCAACACCACCGCTTACATCTTTGCCATCTTCCTCGGCGCGACGATCTTCTCCTACGTTCTGCGGGAAATGGGCGGCGATGCCCTGATTGAAGACATGGTTGCCTCAACAGGCTTTGGTGCCAACGGAACTGTGATGTTCATTCTGTTCATCGTGTTCCTGCTTGGCTTTGTATTGGATTGGATCGAGATCACCTTGATCGTTCTGCCGCTGATGCGCCCGATCATCAATGGTCTTGGTCTGGACATTGATGGCTTTGGCGTGATTGATGAACCTGCCTTGATCTGGTTCGTGATCCTTGTTGCGGTGACGTTGCAAACCTCGTTCCTGACGCCGCCTGTTGGTTTTGCCTTGTTCTATCTCAAGGGCGTTTGCCCGCCGGAAATCAAGCTGACAGATATCTACCGCGGCATCATTCCGTTCGTACTGCTGCAGTTGGTCGGCCTGCTGTTGGTGTATTACCTGCCAGCGCTGGCCACATGGCTCCCATCGGTCGCGTATTAGGAGGCAGCAATGACAAACGCAGCGCTCATCCAGATTTTTCAAGCTATCGTCGGACGTTGTAACGTTCTCAGCGATCCCAAGAAAACAGAGCGGTTCCGCAAAGGGTTCCGCTCTGGTGAGGGTGAGGCAATTGCCGTGGTGCGTCCCGGCATCCTGCTGGAACAATGGAAGGTTCTGGAAGCCTGCGTTGCAGCGGACAAAATCGTCATCATGCAAGCCGCCAATACCGGATTGACGGAGGGCTCAACGCCAAAAGGGACGTATGAGCGGGATGTGGTTTTGATCAACACAAACCGC includes:
- a CDS encoding FadR/GntR family transcriptional regulator; its protein translation is MVSVNNLFEPIDHDTVVDSVTDQIEGLILAGVLKEGTKLPSEREISDRMGVSRPKVREALKRLEESNLINIRHGEGSFIAPLISAAMSPALINLISRNQTAFYDYLEYRRVQEGFAARLAAERATKLDLDRIEELLVNLREAQAAGDDSASKKSDIAFHSSIVDASHNAMLVHMMSSIYELTKKGVFYNREFLRAIDGTGEQLLEQHEEIGRAIMNRNSAKAEDAAHRHIDFVETSFRLGQDQQRRELISSKLFAIQKIEE
- a CDS encoding TRAP transporter substrate-binding protein, whose protein sequence is MNKSILSLALAATVLAAPVANAADKLLLKTPIAFSTSLPGLGSPIPRVAEQLKLMSGGTIKMKVYEPGKLVPPFEILEAVSSGKINSGYTTAGYWAGKIPAAPLFSAVPFGPEAGEYAAWLYYGNGLTLYQEMYDQAGYNVKVLPCAIIAPETSGWFAKEINSLEDLKGLKMRFFGLGGKVMQKLGVATSLLPGGEIFPALEKGAIDATEFSMPAIDARLGFHKLVKFNYFPGWHQQATVFELLINKSVWNKASDQHKAIIENACKASMTDSFAEGEAIQHEAMIDNIENNGVQIKQWSPEMLDVFRATWNDVAKEEAANDPFFAKVLTDMNQFRDNYKIWKENAFLPRK
- a CDS encoding TRAP transporter large permease subunit, with protein sequence MIKNLQDTSDPIELFEEILEHEDTDKQPIAVALDTVVKGVGHVVMWANLLLISAIVFQVAMRYLFNQNYPQIDEIQWHFYGLVTMVGISYALVTDSHVRVDLLHMQLSLRTQRFIEIVGILALLTPFLYLMIDQGFDYFYESFRVNERSASPTGLPARWALKAVIPISFTLLALAAIARLIHDVHAIWVNSETERQGKGFRLIFGAFLAFALVAYGLSFLVETTEEKLVIAMFLSFIALLFSGYPVAWVLAGVGVGFCGLAYLFDNDLMVWTGLESTFTGLDYLTLGATVNRVYATMSNAVLVALPMFIFMGLMLDESGVAERLMNAMQKLFGTVRGGLAITVTLIGIILAASTGIIGASVVLLGILSLPSMMQQNYSKSLAAGVVSASGTLGILIPPSIMLVIMADQMALSVGDLFMAAVFPGLIIGMLYLLYIFIIALVKRDVAPVPEGAKAPDWNAIKDVALAALPTLLLILAVLGSIFAGLATPTEASGVGALGATLLALGYRKLTFRKLVNVLKSTFNTTAYIFAIFLGATIFSYVLREMGGDALIEDMVASTGFGANGTVMFILFIVFLLGFVLDWIEITLIVLPLMRPIINGLGLDIDGFGVIDEPALIWFVILVAVTLQTSFLTPPVGFALFYLKGVCPPEIKLTDIYRGIIPFVLLQLVGLLLVYYLPALATWLPSVAY